The genomic DNA CATCTAAATGTCCGCCAGTTATAAGTGTATTGCATTTTTTAGCAAGTATTTTAGATGATATAACAGCATCATCAACATTTTTAATCTCCATATTAGTTAATTTTTCAGCTTCAGAAATATTAGGAGTTGTTAGGTAAGCTTTTGGAAGCAAATATTTATTTAAATCATGGCTTAAATCATCTTTAGCTAGATTTCCACCAGCAGTAGCTATCATAACAGGATCAACAATGGCTTTTAAGTCATATTCTTTAATTTTTTTAGCTATTGTTTTTATAGTGTCGGTTGAGTATAACATTCCAGTTTTTATAAATTCCACATCATGAAAATCAAGAACAGCATCAATTTGCTCTTCAACATACTCACTTTCAATTGCTTTAATAGAGTATACTTTATTGGGATTTTGAGATGTTAGTGCAGTTATTACTCCGTAACCATAAACACCAATTGCTTGAAATGTTTTAATGTCTGCAAAAACACCTGCTCCTGCTGATGGATCAACACCTGCTATTGACATTACAATCATTCAATCATCTCGTGTAACTCTTAATCTTTCGCTTCCATGATAAGACTCTACATTGACTTTCAGTTCTTTTAAGTATTTTCGTGTGTGTGTTTTATCTCCATGAATCATTATTTCTCCTAAATCTTCAGCAGTATTAACATCTAATGCCATAAACAGTGAATCATGAACTTGTGGATTTAGCTTTTTTCTTTCAGCTGCTTTTAAGTGTTCTTTATAGCTAAATCCTTCAAACCTTGTATGGATTGCCATGGGTTTCATTATTATCATATTAGTTCCACCACCTTTTGAAGGAACAATAATAAAGTCCAAGCTTTTTGATGCATCAATTAGCATTTTAATATTGGTTTTTCCAATTAAAGGTATGTCGGATGGTACAATTAAGATTTTTCTAGTTTTTTTAATACAATATTTCATAGCTTGCTTTAAAGCTCTATTTAAATTAGAATTATCATTTTCAATAATTGTATTTAATTTTAAGCTTTCAGCATAGTCTAAAACATCCTTGTCAGCACTTATAATGAATATTTTATCAACGTACTTTTTTAAGGCATCACTAACATCTCTTAACATAGCTTTTAATAGCTGTTCTCTTTCATCTTCTGACAAGAAAGGTGAAAGACGGGTTTTAGCATTTTTAAATTTGCTAACGGGGATTATTGCATAGATATCATCCATTTATATCACTTAATAAGTTTTAGCTATTAGTGCAAGGTATTTTGCATCTTCATTACTTGCTATACATTTTCCTTCACTAATCTCTTCTTTAATACCCAGAATATTATAACCAGTTTCATCTTCAATAGCTTTTCCACATTCTGTATCTCCACACCAATTAAATGCAACAACATTTCCATCTTCAATTAGTTTCGGAATTTCAGATAATGAACTAGCAAATTTATAATGTTCCTCTTGGAATTTTAGTCCAATTTTTGAGAGATTATTTGTAGTTTTATTAAGTAAGTCACAAACATTGTCATCCAAGTTGTCATCTAGTGTAATTTCGATTTTTTCTGTTTCATCTCTTCTCATAGCTATTGTAATATTGTTTTCTAAATCTCTTGGACCTAATTCAAGTTTTAAAGGAGTTCCTTTTAATTCCCAATCAAAGAATTTTTTACCTGGTCTAATATCTCTATCATCAATATTTACTCTAAGTCCTTTAGCTTCAAGTTGTTTTTTAATTTCCATACATTTAGCTAGAACTTCTTCTTTTCCTTTTTTAAATAAAATTGGAATTATTGTGACTTGATTAGGGGATACTTTTGGTGGAAGTCTTAAACCTTTTTCATCTCCGTGAATTCCAATAATTGAAGCTATTACTCTATCTGAAAGTCCAGCACAAGTTTGATAAACAAATTTATGCTCTCCATCTTTATCTTCAAAGGTTATGTCAAAGGTTTTTGCAAAAGTTTGACCTAAATTATGAATTGTACCAATTTGTAAGGTTTTTCCATCAGGCATGATTACATCAAAAGCCATAGTATAATCTGCTCCTGGGAATTTATCCCATTCTGGTCTTTTTGAGATTAAATAAGGAAGCCCTAATTCATCGAAAAATTCTTTATAAATTTCAATAAAGTCTTTGATTTGCTCATCAGATTCTTTTTTAGTTGCATGGGCAGTATGAGCTTCTTTAAAAGTAGTAATTTCACGCACACGAATTAATGGGCGTGTATGTTTAGTTTCATATCTAAATGTATTTACGATTTGATAATATTTTAATGGTAAGTCAATATGTGATCTAATCCATAGGGCATACATTGGATAAATTGCAGTTTCACTAGTTGGTCTTAAAGCTAGCTGTTCGTTTAATTCACTTTGACCTCCTTTGGTTACCCAATAGACTTCATCTTCAAATCCTTTTACATGAATTCCTTCTTTAGCTAATTCAGTTTCAGGAATAAGCATTGGAAATAATACCTCTTCATGGTCTTTATCTAATAATTTTTTAATAATTTCCATAGTGTGTTTTCTAATTTGAAAGCCATAAGGCATCCAAATAGCCATTCCTTTAATAGGATATCTTGAATCAGTTATATTAGCTTCTTCTAAAATGTTATGAAACCATTCACTAAAATTTTCCACCATATCACCTAATTTAATAATAATAAGATATTAGTTTTTAATTAGTATTAAATGTTTATTTTTCAATAGCGCTGGACTGTCAATTTGTTAGGTCTTTGACATATTTTTTTAGTTTTTTTTCCTTTTTCTTTGATTTTTTGTAGTGTTTTATGGTGTTTGTCATTCCTAGAAACTTAAGGTTTTTCATGCTGAGTATTTTTAATCATGTCTTGTTTTAATGATATTGTTAATAGTATTTTGTTGTTAATACTGCACTCCTATAAACTTAAGGATTTTTTCTTATTTTTCTAATATTTTTTTTACTTATTTTCTTTTAGTTTTGGTTGGATTTAGCTTATTTTATTTATATACTTCTGATTGTTTTTTAAATTTATTTATATTTGTTTTTAATAATTTTTAGTAGTTAATTTTAAATATTATTAAATATTATAGTATTTATATGTAATATTGATTGATTTAGTATTTGTATTGTATGATTAAACTGGTATTTTTGGGTGATTTTTGGGGATGTGCTTTGGATTTTTTTTCTGCAACTTTTTTAGATAATATTTAATAGGTTATGTTGGATGATAAATTATAAAACAGACATTAGGAAGCTTACTCGTAAAATAGGAAAGCGAGTTTTAAGGACTATTATGTTGTAATACAATTGTTTCAATGGTTTTTACGGGTTCAATGGAGGCTGTGAAATTATGTTCAAGAATGTTACTGGTCGGGAGGATTATTAGTATTTCAACATAGATATTGGTAAACAAAGAGGTTTATTTGAGTCCTATTCTTTAATAAAGGATCATGTTTAAGGATTATATTACTGAATTTTTACAAAAATTTTTAGTGCTGAATTTGAGAAAGATGGTTTATATTTGGGTTGCATGTGAATGGAAGTATAATGTAAATTGCCTAATACTATATATATATATACTCGTGAACAATTTGAAATTGAAAAGGATACTGCATTTTGAAAGGCATTGGCCAAATAGCAAGAGCATCATATTATTATTGATGTTTAACTCATGATTTGATTTTAACATCATGAATTAATGACACTACTAAAGTAACAGAAGTTGAAATGGACTAAAAATCACTTACAAGATTTAAATAAAGGATTTTAACCTTAAAAAAATTCGTTTTCATTTTTGACAGAAGGGATAATGAATCATATTGAGTTAATAAATTGGCATTATTAAATGGATCAAAATTAATATTTATTCGTCTTGGATTCAAGAACAATAAAAATATAAGAAAGACAAAAAAAAAATGGAATCTGATGGACGAATTTGTTAATAATTAAGAACAAAAGAATATTAAAGATCCTAAACTTAAAAAAAATGCTTAACAAGAAAATTATTAATAAACCTCAGAATAAACCAACAATATGGAACTAACCAACAACAAAGGAAGAAAAAATACACAAAAGACACTACTAAGCAAATCTACCAATAGAAAAATTCACAAAAAAAGATTTAAAAGACGCATATGGCCAAAGATGGTTAAATAGAAACAGACTACGATAGACTAAAAAAAAACATTTTTAGAACTAGAAAATTTCACAGGACACAGACGAACAATCATCGAACAAGATTATCTACTCCAAATATATTCAATGTTCAACCTACTAAATAATTGTACTAAAACTCGACACAGACAAGAAAAACACAAAGACAAAAACCAAAAACACGAATACCCAATATTAGACCTAAACCACCTAAATGCGAATACTCAACTACAAATTCAACCATATTAGCAATGGCCAACGAAAAAAAAAACAGACAAAAAAATAATCAAACAAATACTACAACTAGCACAAAACAAACTAGTAATCAAAAACGAAAAAAGAAAAAAACCCTCAAAACACCACAAAGGAGGACTACCAAAACAAAAAAAATTCAAACACAACGACAGAAAAGCATAAAAAAACAAGAAATTTAAATCAAAAAATCCTTAAGTTTATAGGAGTGATCTATGAAGTTTATTAATACTAATGAATCCGTACCTCTTAGTTGGTCTCATTTTAGTATTGTTGGTGCTGTGTCTAAAGATTATATTAATACTAAATTTAAAGTTGATGATTGTGTTGTTGAGAAAAGTGAAGTTATTAGTTATGGTCAATCTAGAAATTATGATATTAATAACGGTTTTGAATTAATTCAGTCTTTTGCTATTGTTAATAATAAAGTGGATTCTAATGTAATTAATGATTGGTTAAATGTTAGTGATTTTTATCCAGTTGGGGGTATGAAAGCAGGTTATGGTACTTTTTTAACTGCTTTAACTACTATTTGATTTAGTGATTTACTTGCTAATCAAGAAGCAGATAATTTTAATATTTCTTGGAATCGTAGTAATACTGTTGCTGTTTTATCAGGAATTTCTAATGAAGGTAAAGCATATATTCATTGTCCTGATGCAAGCATGAGAATGAATGTTCATGGGAATGAAACTTATCATAGTTTGTTCCGATATATTTGTTCAATACAATTACCTGGTGTTGAAGAATTAGCTTTAAGTTTATCTGGTGTTAAGATTAATCATTCTAGTTTGGATATTTTTAATATACTTAGCAATTCTTCTAGTTTTAATGTAAGTACTAAAGATAATGTTTCCACTATTAGTATTGATGGTTTGAATAATACTTACATTGTTGTTGATCATAATGATGGTATTGCTCGAGTGTTAGTATGTGAAAATGGTTTTGAATTTAAAGGTGTAGTTTCTGAATTAGGTTTTTTTTTGCTTTCATGGAGATTTAACAAAGAATTTAATTGATAATCTTCGTAATATTGCTGGGGGTGATGTTAAAAGTATTATTTCTAAAACAGTCA from Methanobrevibacter oralis includes the following:
- the cofC gene encoding 2-phospho-L-lactate guanylyltransferase — translated: MDDIYAIIPVSKFKNAKTRLSPFLSEDEREQLLKAMLRDVSDALKKYVDKIFIISADKDVLDYAESLKLNTIIENDNSNLNRALKQAMKYCIKKTRKILIVPSDIPLIGKTNIKMLIDASKSLDFIIVPSKGGGTNMIIMKPMAIHTRFEGFSYKEHLKAAERKKLNPQVHDSLFMALDVNTAEDLGEIMIHGDKTHTRKYLKELKVNVESYHGSERLRVTRDD
- the thiD gene encoding bifunctional hydroxymethylpyrimidine kinase/phosphomethylpyrimidine kinase, whose amino-acid sequence is MIVMSIAGVDPSAGAGVFADIKTFQAIGVYGYGVITALTSQNPNKVYSIKAIESEYVEEQIDAVLDFHDVEFIKTGMLYSTDTIKTIAKKIKEYDLKAIVDPVMIATAGGNLAKDDLSHDLNKYLLPKAYLTTPNISEAEKLTNMEIKNVDDAVISSKILAKKCNTLITGGHLDGLNTLNIDNNVSIYKQKLLKTDNLHGTGCNLSSAITAYLAKGNDLEKACRNSFDYVYKSIKNGKYGTLIADL
- the proS gene encoding proline--tRNA ligase — encoded protein: MVENFSEWFHNILEEANITDSRYPIKGMAIWMPYGFQIRKHTMEIIKKLLDKDHEEVLFPMLIPETELAKEGIHVKGFEDEVYWVTKGGQSELNEQLALRPTSETAIYPMYALWIRSHIDLPLKYYQIVNTFRYETKHTRPLIRVREITTFKEAHTAHATKKESDEQIKDFIEIYKEFFDELGLPYLISKRPEWDKFPGADYTMAFDVIMPDGKTLQIGTIHNLGQTFAKTFDITFEDKDGEHKFVYQTCAGLSDRVIASIIGIHGDEKGLRLPPKVSPNQVTIIPILFKKGKEEVLAKCMEIKKQLEAKGLRVNIDDRDIRPGKKFFDWELKGTPLKLELGPRDLENNITIAMRRDETEKIEITLDDNLDDNVCDLLNKTTNNLSKIGLKFQEEHYKFASSLSEIPKLIEDGNVVAFNWCGDTECGKAIEDETGYNILGIKEEISEGKCIASNEDAKYLALIAKTY